The following coding sequences are from one Diospyros lotus cultivar Yz01 chromosome 7, ASM1463336v1, whole genome shotgun sequence window:
- the LOC127806873 gene encoding glycerol-3-phosphate dehydrogenase SDP6, mitochondrial codes for MATTFSRLHRHRATAGTIAAAAAGAYACLRDSSISYNDRDGDALGAFRRKIADPFASVPARGVQESALIGASPANPLDVLVVGGGATGCGVALDATTRGLRVGLVEREDFSSGTSSRSTKLIHGGVRYLEKAVFNIDYGQLKLVFHALEERKQLIENAPHLCHALPCMTPCFRWFEVVYYWMGLKLYDLVAGPRLLHLSRYYSAQESVELFPTLARKGKDRTLKGTVVYYDGQMNDSRLNVGLACTAALAGAAVLNHAEVVSFLKDEGSERIIGAHIRNNLTGREFDTYAKVVVNAAGPFCDSVRKMADSNARPMISPSSGVHIVLPDYYSPEGMGLIVPKTKDGRVVFMLPWLGRTVAGTTDSSTTITMLPEPHEDEIEFILDAICDYLNIKVRRVDVLSAWSGIRPLAMDPNAKNTESISRDHVVCEDYPGLVTITGGKWTTYRSMAEDAVDAAIKSGKLNPTNKSLTYNLCLLGGDGWDPASFTVLAQQYVRMKRSHGGKVVPGVMDTTSAKHLSRAYGTLAERVAAIAQNENLGKRLAHGYPFLEAEVAYCARQEYCESAVDFIARRSRLAFLDTDAAARALPRIVEILTAEHKWDKSRQKQEVQKAKEFLETFKSSKNAQFHDGKHK; via the exons ATGGCCACCACGTTCTCTCGCTTGCATCGCCACCGCGCCACCGCCGGGACGATTGCCGCCGCTGCCGCCGGCGCGTACGCCTGTCTCCGTGACTCTTCCATCTCCTACAACGACCGTGACGGGGACGCCCTGGGGGCCTTCAGGAGGAAGATAGCCGACCCCTTCGCCTCCGTTCCGGCGAGGGGAGTCCAGGAGTCGGCACTGATCGGCGCCAGCCCCGCTAACCCGCTCGACGTACTTGTCGTCGGCGGCGGCGCCACCGGCTGCGGCGTGGCCCTAGACGCCACCACCAGAGGCCTTCGCGTGGGCCTCGTCGAGCGGGAGGACTTCTCGTCCGGCACATCATCGCGATCCACGAAGCTAATTCATGGAG gagTTCGGTACTTGGAGAAGGCAGTTTTCAATATAGACTATGGACAACTGAAGCTGGTGTTCCATGCCCTTGAGGAGCGTAAACAGCTTATTGAGAATGCTCCACACTTATGCCATGCTTTGCCATGCATGACACCATGTTTTAGATGGTTTGAGGTAGTGTACTACTGGATGGGCTTGAAACTGTATGATCTGGTCGCAGGACCACGCCTGCTGCACCTGTCAAGATATTATTCTGCACAGGAGTCTGTTGAACTCTTCCCCACTCTTGCAAGGAAGGGCAAAGATAGAACCCTGAAGGGGACAGTGGTTTATTATGATGGACAAATGAATGACTCAAGACTTAATGTCGGGTTAGCATGCACTGCTGCATTAGCAGGTGCAGCTGTGCTTAACCATGCTGAAGTTGTATCCTTTCTGAAAGATGAGGGCAGTGAGCGGATAATTGGTGCTCATATTCGAAACAATTTGACAG gtAGAGAGTTTGATACATATGCAAAAGTAGTTGTGAATGCTGCTGGTCCATTTTGTGATTCTGTGAGGAAAATGGCTGACAGCAATGCAAGGCCAATGATATCTCCAAGCAGTGGTGTTCATATTGTGCTGCCTGATTATTACTCTCCTGAAGGAATGGGCTTAATTGTTCCAAAAACAAAAGACGGGCGTGTTGTCTTCATGTTGCCATGGTTGGGGAGAACAGTAGCTGGCACTACAGATTCCAGCACAACGATTACAATGCTTCCAGAACCACATGAGGACGAAATTGAATTTATACTGGATGCCATTTGCGATTACCTTAATATCAAG GTCCGCCGTGTAGATGTTCTATCTGCTTGGAGTGGGATTCGCCCATTGGCAATGGATCCTAATGCAAAGAACACTGAGAGCATTTCCAGGGATCATGTTGTATGTGAAGATTACCCTGGTTTAGTCACAATTACTGGTGGAAAATGGACGACATATAGAAG CATGGCAGAAGATGCAGTTGATGCTGCTATAAAGTCTGGAAAGCTGAATCCTACCAACAAAAGTTTGACATACAATCTATGTCTTCTTGGGGGTGATGGATGGGACCCAGCTTCTTTTACAGTCCTTGCTCAACAATATGTCCGCATGAAGAGGTCACATGGTGGCAAAGTTGTCCCAGGAGTAATGGACACAACTTCAGCAAAGCATTTGTCACGTGCATATGGTACTCTGGCTGAACGAGTGGCTGCCATAGCTCAG AATGAAAATTTGGGGAAGCGACTTGCCCATGGATACCCCTTCCTAGAAGCTGAGGTTGCATATTGTGCTAGGCAAGAGTATTGTGAATCAGCTGTGGATTTCATTGCCAGGAGATCTCGGCTTGCTTTCCTTGATACGGATGCAGCAGCCCGCGCATTGCCCCGCATAGTTGAGATACTGACTGCTGAACACAAATGGGACAAGTCGAGGCAAAAGCAAGAAGTACAGAAGGCTAAAGAATTTCTGGAAACGTTCAAGTCATCAAAAAATGCCCAATTCCATGATGGGAAACACAAGTAG